A genomic window from bacterium includes:
- a CDS encoding VOC family protein, with the protein MSDEKGVPIGTVGWFDLTVEDAEGLRDFYGEVAGWSFELVPMDGYDDYLMINRDGGVVAGICHARGPNTGLPPRWLAYVTVADLEASLDACSARGGKVIAGPRSLGEYGTFCVICDPAGAHVALLQPLGEEIQDELV; encoded by the coding sequence ATGAGCGACGAGAAGGGCGTGCCGATCGGCACGGTGGGCTGGTTCGACCTGACGGTCGAGGACGCCGAGGGTCTGCGGGACTTCTACGGCGAGGTCGCGGGCTGGAGCTTCGAACTGGTCCCGATGGACGGCTACGACGATTACCTGATGATCAACCGCGACGGCGGGGTCGTCGCGGGGATCTGCCACGCGCGGGGCCCGAACACGGGACTGCCGCCGCGCTGGCTGGCGTACGTCACGGTCGCCGATCTCGAGGCGAGCCTCGATGCCTGCTCGGCCCGCGGCGGCAAGGTGATCGCGGGGCCGCGGTCGCTGGGCGAGTACGGGACGTTCTGCGTGATCTGCGATCCGGCGGGGGCGCACGTGGCCTTGTTGCAGCCTCTCGGCGAGGAAATCCAGGACGAGCTGGTCTAG
- a CDS encoding DUF2270 domain-containing protein, with amino-acid sequence MKDERGSSPIYPQADPATLERADYEAEPLGRGEYVTAMVHLYRGEMHRALEWRKRLDTTTHWALVSTVGILTFSFSNPQYAQETIITGMYANLMFLYHEARRFRFFDVWRSRVRMIEENFYGPILRRDPHSPMEGWGDQVAEDLLHPKFKITRLQAMRARLKRNYIYIFAFMLVAWLGRAWGLPVDEQQEGLPGLFSMGLLPWWVPVSLVIGLYGFLAGMMVFTPNVKPAEESYWPDPEHCGEDIPSLDV; translated from the coding sequence ATGAAAGACGAACGCGGATCCTCCCCCATCTACCCCCAGGCCGACCCCGCCACGCTCGAGCGCGCCGACTACGAGGCGGAACCGCTCGGCCGGGGGGAATACGTCACCGCCATGGTCCACCTCTACCGGGGCGAGATGCACCGCGCCCTGGAGTGGCGCAAGCGCCTGGACACCACGACGCACTGGGCCCTGGTCTCGACGGTCGGCATCCTGACCTTCAGCTTCAGCAACCCGCAGTACGCCCAGGAGACGATCATCACCGGCATGTACGCCAACCTGATGTTCCTCTACCACGAGGCGCGGCGCTTCCGCTTCTTCGACGTCTGGCGCTCGCGGGTCAGGATGATCGAGGAGAACTTCTACGGGCCGATCCTGCGCCGCGACCCGCACAGCCCGATGGAGGGCTGGGGCGACCAGGTGGCCGAGGACCTGCTGCACCCGAAGTTCAAGATCACGCGGCTGCAGGCGATGCGGGCGCGCCTGAAGCGCAACTACATCTACATCTTCGCCTTCATGCTGGTCGCGTGGCTGGGGCGCGCCTGGGGCTTGCCCGTGGACGAGCAGCAGGAGGGCCTGCCCGGCCTGTTCTCGATGGGGCTGCTGCCCTGGTGGGTGCCGGTCTCGCTCGTGATCGGGCTGTACGGGTTCCTGGCGGGCATGATGGTGTTCACGCCGAACGTGAAGCCGGCCGAGGAGAGCTACTGGCCCGACCCCGAGCACTGCGGCGAGGACATCCCCAGCCTCGACGTCTAG
- a CDS encoding 3'-5' exonuclease has protein sequence MLKNLDLQRALVCFDLETTGTSPERDRIVEIGLVRVEPDGSRRSYRSLVNPEMPIPPPATAVHGISDDDVRDAPTLAAVAPGIVALFEGADLCGFNSIGFDAPLLEAELRRAGSPIDLAGRRHLDAMRIFHAMEPRTLTAAYRKFCGKDLTEAHAALADVEATLEVLDAMVGCYDELSGDVDDLHRVSNPNEGRFVDRTRKFEWDDQGRACFTFGKHQGKPLEEIARATPGYLSWMLGNDFSDEVRRILSDALVGRFPAKTAAAAPADAPPDVPSGPPTLFPDGG, from the coding sequence ATGCTCAAGAACCTGGACCTGCAGCGCGCCCTGGTCTGCTTCGACCTCGAAACGACCGGCACCAGTCCGGAGCGCGACCGCATCGTGGAGATCGGGCTGGTCCGCGTGGAGCCGGACGGCTCGCGCCGCAGCTACCGCTCCCTGGTCAACCCCGAGATGCCCATCCCGCCGCCGGCGACCGCCGTCCACGGGATCTCCGACGACGACGTGCGCGACGCCCCGACCCTGGCCGCGGTCGCGCCCGGGATCGTCGCGCTGTTCGAGGGGGCCGACCTCTGCGGCTTCAACTCGATCGGCTTCGACGCGCCCCTGCTGGAGGCGGAGCTGCGCCGCGCCGGGTCGCCGATCGACCTGGCGGGGCGGCGCCACCTGGACGCCATGCGCATCTTCCACGCCATGGAGCCGCGCACCCTGACCGCGGCGTACCGCAAGTTCTGCGGCAAGGACCTCACCGAGGCCCACGCCGCGCTGGCCGACGTCGAGGCGACCCTCGAGGTGCTCGACGCCATGGTCGGCTGCTACGACGAACTGAGCGGGGACGTCGACGACCTGCACCGCGTCAGCAATCCCAACGAGGGCCGCTTCGTCGACCGCACGCGCAAGTTCGAGTGGGACGACCAGGGCCGGGCCTGCTTCACCTTCGGCAAGCACCAGGGCAAGCCGCTCGAGGAGATCGCCCGCGCGACGCCCGGCTACCTGAGCTGGATGCTGGGCAACGACTTCAGCGACGAGGTGCGCAGGATCCTGAGCGACGCGCTCGTCGGCCGCTTCCCGGCGAAGACGGCCGCCGCTGCACCGGCGGACGCACCTCCGGACGTGCCGTCCGGTCCCCCGACCCTGTTCCCCGACGGAGGATGA